From a single Polyangiaceae bacterium genomic region:
- a CDS encoding ArsA family ATPase: protein MTPIDQRRFLFVTGKGGVGKTTVTAALARTFASQGRRVLVTVCDAKERISGLFDVEPLTPEVCKVADNVWAVKLTPEVALREYGGMILRSETFYTAVFDNKYVRSFFAGVPGLFEWAMLGKAWYHSTEKQEDGSERFDVVLFDAPATGHGLDMLRVPKVIVDVVPPGVLRRDAELAWKMFQDPKQSGVVVVTIPEDMPTNETIELIDAVQGELGLPVARLVVNGVLEPLFSDAEHKQLLAERDLNRSDPGDEAIASGIRRSIRERVQEQSLERLRALNLPRVELPLLAEDAGRPEAIAQLAELL, encoded by the coding sequence ATGACGCCCATCGACCAACGCAGATTCTTGTTCGTCACCGGCAAGGGTGGCGTGGGCAAGACCACGGTGACGGCAGCTCTGGCGCGGACCTTCGCCAGCCAGGGTCGGCGGGTGTTGGTTACCGTATGCGACGCGAAAGAGCGCATTTCCGGCCTGTTCGACGTGGAGCCGCTGACGCCGGAGGTGTGCAAGGTTGCCGACAACGTATGGGCCGTGAAGCTGACGCCGGAGGTCGCGCTCCGGGAGTACGGCGGCATGATCCTGCGGAGTGAAACGTTCTACACCGCGGTGTTCGACAACAAGTACGTGCGCAGCTTCTTTGCCGGTGTGCCCGGCCTGTTCGAGTGGGCGATGCTGGGCAAGGCCTGGTACCACAGCACCGAGAAGCAAGAAGACGGCAGCGAGCGCTTCGACGTGGTGCTGTTCGACGCGCCCGCCACCGGTCACGGCTTGGACATGTTGCGCGTGCCCAAGGTGATCGTGGACGTGGTGCCGCCTGGGGTGCTGCGGCGGGACGCCGAGCTGGCCTGGAAGATGTTTCAGGATCCGAAGCAGAGCGGTGTGGTGGTGGTGACGATTCCCGAAGACATGCCCACCAACGAGACCATCGAGCTGATCGACGCCGTGCAGGGGGAGCTGGGGCTCCCGGTGGCGCGACTGGTGGTGAACGGGGTGCTCGAGCCGCTGTTCTCCGACGCGGAGCACAAGCAGCTCTTGGCCGAGCGCGACCTGAACCGTTCCGACCCGGGGGACGAAGCCATTGCCAGCGGGATCCGCCGCTCCATCCGCGAGCGGGTACAGGAACAGAGCTTGGAGCGGCTTCGGGCCCTGAACCTTCCCCGGGTGGAGCTACCGCTCTTGGCCGAGGACGCTGGGCGTCCAGAAGCCATTGCCCAGCTCGCGGAGCTGCTCTAA
- a CDS encoding serine/threonine protein kinase, translating into MAKAAPKAGRVLSGRYRLEERLGEGGMGSIWRAEHLVLGAPVAVKLIDRDVTRDEEALARFNREAQSAATLRSPHVVQIIDYGIDDDTPFMVMELLEGETLAERLRRIKRLSPAETSRIITHVARAISRAHEGGVVHRDLKPENVFLVANEDAEIAKVLDFGVAKVESATLGPGGTRTRTGSLLGTPFYMSPEQAQGNKEVDYRTDLWALGVIAFECLTGKRPFESDGLGDLVLSICVRPMPTPSEVGPVPAGFDEWFARACSREPTNRYQSAREMAEALRDMVSDETREMQITVSEEDDEWGAVPVLPSVLGDAGEADTERDIKIHEADTVAVEPERKPAMTVQQFGTSTTSEVPEPSRRTPLIIGVAALALLTGITGGVVFFSEKESPATRELPAPLPSPTPTKASPASTLRAPKAAPSASAVVEEESDAGAKEAGKATDSAAVAEAKRDAGGQPARSDGGLSEAAKKAAAVMLDRDGSAPIKVVGGDR; encoded by the coding sequence ATGGCAAAAGCGGCACCCAAGGCCGGGCGGGTTCTCTCCGGTCGATACCGACTCGAGGAGCGTCTCGGGGAAGGTGGCATGGGCAGCATCTGGCGGGCGGAGCATTTGGTGCTCGGCGCGCCGGTGGCCGTGAAGCTCATCGACCGTGACGTGACCCGGGACGAAGAGGCGCTGGCGCGCTTCAATCGCGAGGCCCAGTCCGCGGCGACGCTGCGCAGTCCTCACGTCGTCCAGATCATCGACTACGGCATCGACGACGACACGCCGTTCATGGTGATGGAGCTGCTCGAGGGCGAGACCCTCGCGGAGCGGCTCCGGCGCATCAAACGCCTGAGCCCGGCGGAGACGTCGCGCATCATCACCCACGTGGCCCGCGCCATCTCTCGCGCCCACGAGGGGGGCGTGGTGCACCGCGACCTCAAGCCCGAGAACGTGTTCCTGGTGGCCAACGAGGACGCGGAGATCGCGAAGGTGCTCGATTTTGGCGTGGCCAAGGTCGAGAGCGCCACCCTAGGGCCGGGCGGAACCCGGACCCGCACTGGATCGCTCCTGGGCACTCCGTTCTACATGAGCCCGGAGCAGGCCCAGGGGAACAAAGAAGTCGACTACCGCACGGACCTGTGGGCGCTGGGCGTGATCGCCTTCGAGTGCCTCACGGGAAAGCGACCTTTCGAGAGCGACGGCCTCGGGGACTTGGTGCTGAGCATCTGCGTGCGCCCAATGCCCACGCCGTCGGAGGTGGGACCAGTGCCCGCCGGCTTCGACGAGTGGTTCGCCCGTGCTTGCTCCCGGGAGCCGACCAATCGCTACCAATCCGCGCGGGAAATGGCCGAGGCCCTGCGGGACATGGTGTCGGACGAGACGCGGGAGATGCAGATCACCGTGTCCGAAGAAGACGACGAGTGGGGCGCCGTGCCGGTGCTGCCCTCGGTGCTCGGCGACGCGGGGGAAGCCGACACCGAGCGAGACATCAAGATCCACGAGGCGGATACCGTCGCCGTGGAGCCGGAGCGCAAGCCGGCGATGACGGTGCAGCAGTTCGGAACGTCGACCACTTCCGAGGTACCCGAGCCGTCGCGTCGCACGCCGCTGATCATCGGAGTGGCTGCGCTCGCGCTGCTCACGGGGATCACCGGGGGCGTGGTCTTCTTCAGTGAGAAGGAATCGCCGGCGACTCGCGAGCTGCCCGCGCCGTTGCCGAGCCCGACGCCCACCAAGGCGAGCCCCGCGTCCACGCTGCGCGCTCCCAAGGCGGCGCCGAGTGCCAGTGCGGTGGTGGAAGAGGAGAGCGACGCGGGGGCGAAAGAGGCGGGCAAGGCGACGGACTCCGCTGCGGTGGCAGAGGCGAAACGCGACGCCGGCGGGCAACCGGCGCGCTCCGACGGCGGGCTGAGCGAAGCGGCGAAGAAAGCCGCAGCCGTGATGCTGGATCGCGATGGCTCTGCGCCGATCAAGGTCGTGGGCGGCGATCGCTGA
- a CDS encoding radical SAM protein, translated as MAEPKRQLEIQLGHLCNNRCVFCVSGQQTAMGRARPMAPEPVLAELDKAAAQGHEKVTLLGGEPTLARGFFDILRHAQRLGFREIVVFTNGVKTARESFVDEVLAAAPNVSWRISIQGGTKAAHEATTRRPGSFDRIVESLGHLAKRRQRISVNLCVVRSNVASLPALPGLVLPYGVHQVHLDMMRPLDAGERTDDELREAMPHYSELVEPLREMVAGFPEGFDVNVGNLPYCVAPDLARVIHHDGEETFTVAVDGESTLSAPWDKYSVKRRDKLKPESCSACAFEPQCSGVFETYERFHGLSELVPVPLARLPELDVLGVELYALARALGTDARAIHDGESQLTLADGLTVALTAPGGGAAATDRISLHVVDGRGTIESLNEIWERLLELGHTPVHAPGPDAIAGATTTAIARRLARLRAVAPLRPFTWNRVRTERGGRRVVLELSHPDTPARLWLEDDANGVRGGYQLDGTPDAAAREGLRRALGVLGAVSDRRPRP; from the coding sequence GTGGCGGAGCCAAAGCGCCAGCTCGAGATCCAGCTCGGTCATCTGTGTAACAACCGCTGCGTCTTCTGCGTGAGCGGACAACAGACGGCCATGGGGCGCGCTCGTCCCATGGCGCCCGAGCCGGTGCTGGCGGAGCTCGACAAGGCAGCGGCCCAGGGTCACGAGAAGGTGACCCTGCTGGGTGGTGAGCCCACCCTGGCCCGGGGCTTCTTCGACATCCTTCGCCACGCTCAGCGGCTGGGCTTCCGCGAGATCGTGGTGTTCACCAACGGCGTGAAGACCGCTCGGGAGAGCTTCGTGGACGAAGTGTTGGCGGCGGCCCCCAACGTTTCCTGGCGCATCTCCATCCAAGGCGGAACGAAGGCCGCTCACGAAGCCACCACCCGCCGGCCTGGCTCCTTCGATCGCATCGTGGAATCCCTGGGTCACCTGGCGAAGCGACGCCAGCGCATCAGCGTGAACCTGTGCGTGGTTCGTTCCAACGTCGCGTCCCTGCCCGCGCTGCCGGGCTTGGTGCTCCCCTATGGCGTCCACCAGGTCCACCTGGACATGATGCGACCGCTGGACGCCGGCGAGCGCACGGACGACGAGCTCCGCGAAGCCATGCCGCACTACTCGGAGCTGGTCGAGCCGCTCCGGGAGATGGTGGCGGGCTTTCCCGAGGGGTTCGACGTGAACGTGGGCAACCTACCCTATTGCGTCGCACCGGATCTCGCCCGGGTGATCCATCACGACGGCGAAGAGACCTTCACGGTGGCCGTGGACGGTGAATCGACGCTCAGCGCGCCGTGGGACAAGTACTCCGTGAAGCGCCGCGACAAGCTCAAACCCGAGAGCTGCAGCGCGTGCGCCTTCGAGCCCCAATGCAGCGGTGTGTTCGAAACCTACGAGCGTTTCCACGGTCTCTCGGAGCTGGTTCCGGTCCCCCTGGCGCGGCTGCCGGAGCTCGACGTACTCGGGGTGGAGCTCTACGCCTTGGCCCGAGCGCTGGGGACGGACGCTCGAGCGATCCACGATGGCGAGAGCCAGCTCACGCTTGCAGACGGCCTGACCGTGGCCCTCACCGCTCCCGGCGGGGGCGCGGCGGCGACGGATCGCATCAGCCTCCACGTGGTCGATGGCCGTGGAACGATCGAGAGCTTGAACGAGATCTGGGAGCGCTTGCTCGAGCTGGGCCACACACCGGTGCACGCCCCGGGTCCAGACGCCATCGCCGGCGCCACCACCACGGCCATCGCTCGCCGCCTCGCCCGGTTGCGGGCCGTGGCGCCCCTCCGTCCCTTCACCTGGAATCGCGTCCGCACCGAGCGCGGAGGACGACGCGTCGTGCTCGAGCTATCCCACCCGGACACCCCGGCACGACTTTGGCTCGAGGACGACGCGAACGGCGTGCGGGGCGGCTACCAGCTCGACGGCACTCCCGACGCGGCGGCGCGGGAAGGTCTGCGCCGCGCTCTCGGCGTGCTGGGCGCCGTCAGCGATCGCCGCCCACGACCTTGA
- a CDS encoding response regulator, with amino-acid sequence MRAQSSLRHVDFDATRTAVPLRKTRAFMKEPRILIADPQSETTGRISPLLRTLSPHVVEADDGEGLERAVLEQGPFDLVVSNSRLPGQSGLQVLARVRQAGVTTPFIILASLHEHSLRVFVSDGDGIVLSSRMVNADNFATLAADLIAKSAR; translated from the coding sequence ATGCGGGCTCAATCGTCACTCCGACACGTCGACTTCGACGCCACCCGCACCGCCGTCCCGCTTCGCAAGACCCGAGCCTTCATGAAAGAGCCCCGGATCCTCATCGCCGATCCTCAGTCCGAAACGACTGGGCGAATCTCGCCCCTCTTGCGCACCCTTTCGCCTCACGTCGTCGAAGCCGACGACGGCGAAGGCCTGGAACGCGCCGTCCTCGAGCAAGGCCCCTTCGACCTGGTCGTGTCGAATTCCAGGCTGCCCGGGCAGAGTGGCCTTCAGGTGCTCGCTCGAGTGCGCCAGGCCGGCGTGACGACGCCGTTCATCATTCTCGCTTCCCTGCACGAACACAGCCTGCGTGTATTCGTGAGCGATGGCGACGGCATCGTGCTGTCGAGTCGGATGGTCAACGCGGACAACTTCGCGACCCTGGCGGCAGACCTGATCGCCAAGTCCGCACGCTGA
- a CDS encoding response regulator, with amino-acid sequence MSDSLVLVAEDDDELRRLMVDVLNRDGYHVIAVADGAELFEFMIDALCGSRAEPDVIVSDIRMPGFSGLDVLRHLRTADAHAPVVLITAFPTDETRRRAQELGAVALLDKPFDLEDLVHAVQNAGSFQS; translated from the coding sequence ATGTCGGACAGCCTCGTACTGGTCGCGGAGGACGACGACGAGCTTCGCCGCCTGATGGTCGATGTCTTGAATCGAGACGGCTACCACGTCATCGCCGTGGCTGACGGAGCCGAGCTCTTCGAGTTCATGATCGACGCCTTGTGTGGCTCGCGAGCGGAGCCTGACGTGATCGTCAGCGACATCCGGATGCCGGGCTTTTCCGGCCTCGACGTTCTCAGACATCTCAGAACGGCGGACGCCCACGCCCCCGTGGTGCTGATCACGGCCTTCCCGACGGACGAGACACGACGCCGTGCGCAAGAGCTGGGCGCCGTGGCACTTTTGGACAAGCCCTTCGACCTCGAGGACCTGGTGCACGCCGTGCAGAACGCCGGCTCTTTTCAGAGTTGA
- a CDS encoding sigma-54-dependent Fis family transcriptional regulator, whose translation MTASILPPPEPGSRAALVVDDEPAACDLLRDGLSAEGFAVTTAGSASEAWELLGTQRFGVVVTDLNLTGASGTELCEQVVATYPDVPVIVVTAFGSMETAVAALRAGAYDFITKPFELEAVAMSLHRALDHFALRQEVRRLRTQVDRSKRFGALLGSSPRMLEVYDLLERISDSDTTVLITGESGTGKEVVARELHRRSRRRDGPFIAINCAAMPEALLESELFGHERGAFTDARQAREGLMPRANGGTLFLDEIGELPLGLQPKLLRALQERVVRPVGGSEERPFDARIVAATNRDLETAIEEKTFREDLFYRINVINVPLPPLRARGGDVLLLAQHFLAHFASVASKNVHGLSPAAAKRLMAYPFPGNVRELQNCIERAVALTRDEEIQVEDLPQRILEHESRNVLVASDDPSDLVPLEEVERRYILRVLSAVEGNKSLAAKILGVGRKTLYRRLDAWGES comes from the coding sequence ATGACCGCTTCCATTCTTCCCCCGCCGGAGCCCGGGTCCCGCGCCGCGTTGGTGGTCGACGACGAGCCGGCCGCCTGCGATCTGCTGCGTGACGGCCTGTCGGCGGAGGGCTTCGCCGTCACCACGGCCGGGAGCGCCAGCGAGGCTTGGGAGCTCCTGGGCACGCAGCGCTTCGGCGTCGTGGTCACCGATCTCAACCTGACCGGCGCCAGCGGAACGGAGCTCTGCGAGCAGGTGGTCGCCACCTACCCGGACGTGCCCGTCATCGTGGTCACTGCCTTCGGATCGATGGAAACCGCAGTCGCCGCCCTGCGAGCCGGCGCCTACGACTTCATCACCAAGCCTTTCGAGCTGGAGGCCGTGGCGATGTCGCTACATCGAGCTTTGGACCACTTTGCGCTGCGGCAAGAGGTTCGGCGCCTGCGCACCCAGGTCGACCGTAGCAAGCGATTCGGCGCGCTGTTGGGCTCGAGCCCGAGGATGCTGGAAGTCTACGACCTGCTCGAGCGCATCAGCGACAGCGACACCACGGTGCTCATCACCGGAGAGAGCGGAACGGGCAAGGAGGTGGTCGCGCGGGAGTTGCACCGCCGCAGCCGGCGGCGAGACGGGCCCTTCATCGCCATCAACTGCGCGGCGATGCCGGAGGCGCTGCTCGAAAGCGAGTTGTTCGGCCACGAGAGGGGCGCCTTTACCGACGCGCGCCAGGCGCGCGAAGGCCTGATGCCGCGCGCCAACGGCGGAACCCTGTTCTTGGACGAGATCGGTGAGCTGCCCCTCGGGCTACAGCCCAAGCTGCTGCGCGCATTGCAAGAGCGGGTGGTGCGCCCCGTGGGTGGCAGCGAGGAACGCCCCTTCGACGCTCGCATCGTGGCCGCGACCAATCGCGATCTCGAAACCGCCATCGAAGAGAAGACGTTTCGCGAGGATCTCTTCTATCGCATCAACGTCATCAACGTGCCGTTGCCACCGCTGAGAGCGCGAGGTGGCGACGTGTTGCTCTTGGCCCAGCATTTCCTCGCCCATTTCGCGAGTGTGGCAAGCAAGAACGTGCACGGCCTTTCCCCGGCTGCGGCGAAACGCCTGATGGCGTATCCCTTCCCCGGCAACGTCCGGGAGCTGCAGAACTGCATCGAGCGGGCCGTAGCGCTCACCCGAGACGAGGAAATCCAGGTCGAGGATCTACCCCAGCGCATCCTCGAGCACGAAAGCCGAAACGTGCTGGTCGCCTCCGACGATCCCTCCGACCTGGTGCCCCTCGAGGAAGTGGAGCGGCGCTACATCTTGCGGGTGTTGTCGGCCGTGGAAGGCAACAAGTCCCTGGCCGCCAAGATCCTGGGGGTCGGTCGCAAGACGCTCTATCGCCGCCTCGACGCGTGGGGTGAATCCTGA
- a CDS encoding HAMP domain-containing histidine kinase, whose product MKVARKLIVALLIGVTVVLAVFGWIRVRREAALFDADVRRDHRAVAMTLSTSVETVWRTSGEREALALVHAADRSKAHIRIRWVWLDEGTASALLDDASFARLERGELVQREERVAEHGGKWAADDTAEPWLVTAVPVHTSSSRAGALELAESLAPNRAYLHTTLESLVLSLLAVIAVCTLVVLLSSFWLVGRPMGLLVARARSIGAGNLKDHLDLKQRDEIGELGREMDAMCDRLANARQELEHETSARIATLEQLRHADRLTTVGRLAAGIAHELGTPLNVVSGRAKMIARGNANPEQSVEYARIVAEQADRMAKIIRELLDFARRKEPHKKPADVGAIAARTVSLLSPLAKKRGVSLKLGAEASAQASVDEGQLQQALTNLVVNAIHASPPQGCVEVSLEREDAEIALRVSDRGSGMPPEVREQIFEPFFTTKPVGEGTGLGLSVTRDIVLEHGGRITVESTTGEGTTFAIHLPLSEES is encoded by the coding sequence ATGAAAGTCGCGCGCAAGCTCATCGTCGCCCTGCTCATCGGCGTAACGGTGGTGCTTGCCGTGTTCGGATGGATCCGCGTTCGGCGCGAAGCAGCGTTGTTCGACGCGGACGTACGGCGGGATCATCGCGCGGTGGCGATGACGCTCTCCACGTCGGTGGAAACCGTGTGGCGCACCAGCGGAGAGCGGGAAGCACTGGCCTTGGTCCACGCTGCGGATCGCAGCAAGGCGCACATTCGCATTCGCTGGGTTTGGCTCGACGAAGGAACCGCGTCGGCGCTGCTGGACGACGCGAGCTTCGCGCGGCTCGAACGCGGCGAGCTGGTGCAACGCGAAGAGAGGGTCGCAGAGCACGGCGGCAAGTGGGCCGCGGACGACACGGCGGAACCCTGGTTGGTGACCGCGGTGCCGGTGCACACCAGCTCGAGCCGGGCTGGAGCACTGGAGCTGGCCGAGTCCCTGGCGCCGAATCGCGCCTACCTGCACACCACCCTGGAGAGCCTGGTGCTGAGCCTGCTGGCGGTGATTGCCGTGTGCACGCTGGTGGTGCTGCTGTCGAGCTTCTGGCTGGTCGGGCGCCCCATGGGCCTGTTGGTGGCGCGAGCGCGGAGCATTGGCGCGGGCAACCTGAAGGATCACCTGGACCTGAAGCAGCGCGACGAGATCGGCGAGCTGGGCCGAGAGATGGACGCCATGTGTGATCGCCTGGCCAACGCACGACAGGAGCTGGAGCATGAAACGTCCGCCCGCATCGCGACCCTGGAGCAGCTGCGTCACGCCGACCGCCTCACCACCGTAGGGCGGCTGGCGGCGGGCATCGCTCACGAGCTCGGCACTCCGCTGAACGTCGTCAGCGGACGGGCGAAGATGATCGCGCGCGGCAACGCCAACCCGGAGCAGTCCGTGGAGTACGCGCGCATCGTGGCGGAGCAGGCCGACCGCATGGCAAAGATCATTCGGGAGCTGCTCGACTTCGCTCGACGCAAAGAGCCTCACAAGAAGCCAGCGGACGTGGGCGCCATCGCCGCGCGGACGGTATCCCTGCTGTCTCCATTGGCGAAGAAGCGCGGTGTGAGCCTGAAGCTCGGAGCGGAGGCCTCGGCGCAGGCCTCGGTGGACGAAGGCCAGTTGCAGCAAGCGCTCACGAATCTGGTGGTCAACGCCATTCACGCCAGCCCGCCGCAAGGGTGCGTCGAGGTGAGCCTGGAACGCGAGGACGCCGAGATCGCCCTCCGGGTATCCGATCGAGGTTCCGGCATGCCGCCGGAGGTGCGCGAGCAGATCTTCGAGCCGTTCTTCACCACCAAGCCGGTGGGAGAAGGCACAGGGCTCGGCCTCAGCGTGACGCGAGACATCGTCTTGGAGCACGGGGGTCGCATCACCGTTGAAAGCACCACTGGAGAAGGCACCACCTTCGCCATCCACCTACCCCTCAGCGAGGAATCATGA
- a CDS encoding aldehyde dehydrogenase family protein has translation MMKTLEQDGAFPRTLVAGSGTPTFERRNPANREDLVTVAPRCGEDDVVAACQGARESFRSWSHRPAPARGVVVGRFAQLLSNRKEALARFAARETGKPLREARGSVQKAIDTAELFQGEGRRLYGRTLHSELGDKELSTHRRPLGVVAVITAGNFPVSVPCRNIIPALLCGNTVVWKPSEDAPGTAALLAELWQAAGLPAGVLQVVYGGGAAGTGQHLIEQVEAGRVDKVAFTGSTEVGRTIGEICGRNLQVPSLELGGKNPLVILADADLELAVDGALWAAFGTAGQRCTSAGNIIVDKRVMPAVRDQLARRARTLRIGDPFDETVAYGPFINERFLQSWIAQRAIGVEDGAELLLDGRRVIAGDEPPNFAGDAKNGLYATPRIFDRVKPHMQVFQQECFGPTVNLVEVDGLDEAIAAANGTPYALSSAVYTRDAKAMLRFKEESRAGVTSINNSTTGAETHMPFGGNGWSGNGSREGGVWALDAYSRWQAVNVDLSGKLQRAQMDVEPGGSIDPPDWSTLT, from the coding sequence GTGATGAAGACCCTGGAGCAAGACGGTGCGTTTCCGCGAACCCTCGTGGCCGGCAGCGGCACGCCCACCTTCGAGCGCAGGAACCCCGCGAACCGTGAGGACCTGGTCACCGTGGCACCGCGCTGTGGGGAGGACGACGTGGTAGCCGCTTGCCAGGGTGCCCGTGAGTCATTCAGAAGCTGGTCGCACAGGCCGGCGCCGGCGCGGGGGGTGGTGGTGGGCCGCTTTGCCCAATTGCTCTCGAATCGCAAAGAAGCGCTGGCGCGCTTCGCGGCACGAGAGACCGGCAAGCCTCTGCGCGAAGCGCGGGGCAGCGTGCAGAAAGCCATCGATACCGCGGAGCTCTTTCAAGGCGAGGGGCGGCGGCTGTACGGCCGCACGCTGCACAGCGAGCTCGGCGACAAGGAGCTGTCCACCCACCGGCGTCCGCTCGGGGTGGTGGCGGTGATCACTGCCGGCAACTTCCCGGTCTCGGTGCCGTGTCGCAACATCATCCCGGCGCTTTTGTGCGGGAACACCGTGGTGTGGAAGCCGAGCGAGGACGCTCCCGGCACCGCGGCCCTGCTCGCGGAGCTGTGGCAAGCGGCGGGACTGCCGGCGGGGGTGCTGCAGGTGGTGTACGGCGGCGGGGCAGCCGGTACCGGGCAGCATCTGATCGAGCAGGTGGAGGCCGGCCGCGTGGACAAGGTCGCGTTCACCGGCTCCACCGAGGTAGGTCGAACAATCGGTGAGATCTGCGGAAGAAATCTGCAGGTTCCCTCCTTGGAGTTGGGTGGGAAGAACCCTCTCGTGATCTTGGCAGACGCGGACTTGGAGCTGGCCGTGGACGGCGCGTTGTGGGCGGCCTTTGGCACCGCCGGGCAGCGTTGCACCAGCGCCGGAAACATCATCGTCGACAAGCGGGTGATGCCGGCGGTGAGGGACCAGCTGGCGCGCCGCGCGCGCACGCTTCGCATTGGAGACCCCTTCGACGAGACCGTCGCCTACGGCCCCTTCATCAACGAACGCTTCTTGCAGAGCTGGATCGCGCAACGCGCCATCGGCGTGGAGGACGGCGCGGAGCTGCTGTTGGATGGCCGGCGCGTGATCGCAGGGGACGAGCCCCCGAATTTTGCAGGAGACGCCAAGAACGGGCTGTACGCGACCCCGCGCATCTTCGACCGAGTGAAGCCTCACATGCAGGTGTTCCAGCAGGAGTGCTTCGGCCCCACGGTGAACCTGGTGGAGGTGGATGGCCTGGACGAAGCCATCGCTGCCGCCAATGGCACCCCGTACGCGCTGTCGAGTGCGGTCTACACGCGGGACGCGAAGGCGATGCTCCGCTTCAAGGAGGAGAGCCGCGCCGGCGTCACGAGCATCAACAACTCCACCACCGGCGCCGAAACCCACATGCCGTTTGGAGGCAACGGCTGGAGCGGCAACGGCAGCCGAGAAGGCGGCGTCTGGGCGCTGGACGCCTACAGCCGCTGGCAAGCGGTGAACGTGGATCTATCCGGCAAGCTGCAGCGCGCCCAGATGGACGTGGAACCCGGCGGCAGCATCGACCCGCCAGACTGGTCCACGCTCACATGA
- a CDS encoding saccharopine dehydrogenase NADP-binding domain-containing protein — protein MRALVLGAGRMGRAAAWDLGRQPGITAVRLVDKDEARLATAAEDLNRLLDQAQSSTGRAKVETHAFDLDAGGLVKLLEGWDVVLSSADYRFNEALTRAAIEARVHLCDLGGNLFVVEKQLAMDADAKRAGVIIVPDCGLAPGMACLLAAWGVERMDSAESVKIRVGGLPAHPKPPLNYKLVFSVRGLTNEYLEPAEVLRDGKIVRVPSLTEPEAIEFPYPFGTLEAFNTSGGASTLPRTLKDRVHNLDYKTIRYPGHLAAFAGMHAIGLLSEKPVDGVVPRAFTERLIEGSLSDDDTDVVLVRVSIEGKSQGKRARLTLEIIDRHEPKTGHSAMARTTAYPAAAIAYMMAAGAVERRGVLPGELAVPLEAFVQAVKTRGIDVREKWD, from the coding sequence ATGCGAGCACTGGTGCTGGGTGCGGGAAGAATGGGCCGAGCGGCAGCGTGGGACCTCGGGCGTCAGCCCGGCATCACCGCCGTCCGGCTGGTCGACAAGGACGAAGCTCGGTTGGCCACCGCTGCCGAGGATCTGAACCGGCTGCTGGATCAGGCGCAGAGCTCCACGGGGCGGGCCAAGGTGGAAACGCATGCGTTCGATCTGGATGCGGGCGGTCTGGTGAAGCTGTTGGAGGGTTGGGACGTCGTGCTGTCTTCGGCCGACTACCGCTTCAACGAAGCGCTGACGCGCGCGGCGATCGAGGCGCGAGTCCACCTCTGTGATCTGGGCGGCAACCTATTCGTGGTCGAGAAGCAGCTGGCGATGGACGCGGACGCCAAGCGCGCGGGCGTGATCATCGTGCCCGACTGCGGTCTCGCGCCGGGCATGGCGTGCCTGCTCGCTGCCTGGGGCGTGGAGCGCATGGACAGCGCCGAGAGCGTGAAGATCCGCGTGGGCGGCCTCCCTGCCCACCCCAAGCCGCCGCTCAACTACAAGCTCGTGTTCTCCGTGCGCGGTCTGACCAACGAATACCTCGAGCCCGCGGAGGTGTTGCGCGACGGCAAGATCGTACGCGTGCCCTCTCTCACGGAGCCGGAGGCCATCGAGTTTCCGTATCCCTTCGGTACGTTGGAGGCGTTCAACACTTCCGGAGGCGCGTCCACGCTGCCGCGTACGCTCAAGGATCGCGTCCACAACCTCGACTACAAGACCATCCGCTACCCGGGGCACCTCGCCGCCTTCGCCGGCATGCACGCCATCGGATTGCTCTCGGAAAAGCCCGTGGACGGCGTCGTCCCTCGGGCGTTCACCGAGCGACTCATCGAGGGCTCGCTCTCCGACGACGACACCGACGTGGTGCTCGTGCGCGTGAGCATCGAGGGCAAGTCCCAGGGCAAGCGCGCGCGCCTCACCCTCGAGATCATCGATCGCCACGAGCCCAAGACGGGTCACTCCGCCATGGCCCGGACCACCGCCTACCCCGCCGCCGCCATCGCCTACATGATGGCGGCAGGGGCCGTGGAGCGCCGCGGCGTGCTGCCCGGAGAATTGGCGGTGCCCCTCGAGGCGTTCGTACAAGCGGTGAAGACCCGCGGCATCGACGTTCGGGAGAAGTGGGATTGA